A region of the Alphaproteobacteria bacterium genome:
CCGGTCCGCGGCGCGTCCAGGCCGCCTGAATCATGGGAGTACGGCAGGAATGAACGGCGCGGAAAGCCTGGTAAGGACACTGGTCAGGGGCGGTGTCGATGTCTGCTTCACCAACCCGGGGACGTCGGAGATGCATTTCGTCGCCGCACTCGACAAGGTCGACGGCATGAACTGCCTGCTGTGCCTGTTCGAAGGCGTGGTGACCGGCGCCGCCGACGGCTATGCCCGGATGGCCGGAAAGCCGGCCTCGACCCTGCTGCATCTTGGTCCCGGCCTCGGCAACGCGGTCGCCAACCTGCACAACGCGCGCAAGGCGAATACGCCGATGGTCAATATCGTCGGCGAACACGCGACCTATCATATCGAACACGACGCGCCGCTCACCGCCGATATCGAAGGCATCGCCCGGCCCGTGTCGCACTGGGTGCGAACCTCGATGGATTCGAAAACGGTAGCGGCCGACGCGGCGGAAGCCATTGCCGCCGCCAGCGCGCCGCCGGGGCAGATCGCGACGCTGATCCTGCCCGCCAATACCGCTTGGGAAGATGCGGACGGGCCGGCCAGCGTGCCGCCGCCGCCGAAACGGGGCACGGTGTCCGACGGGGCTGTGGAAGCCGCGGCGAAGGTGCTGCGCTCCGGCGAACCGACCCTGCTGCTGCTGACCGGGCAGGCGCTGTACGAACACGGGCTCGACGTCGCCGGCCGCATCGCCGCGCGCACCGGCGCGAAGCTGATGGCGCAGGGGGCGAACGCCCGGACGCAGCGCGGCGCGGGGCGCGTGCCGGTCAACCGCATACCGTTCGCGGTCGACCAGGCGCTGGAGGTGCTGGCGTCCTATCGGAACATCATCCTGGTCGGTACGAAGGCGCCGGTCGCCTTCTTCGCCTACCCCGGCAAGCCGAGTCGGCTGGAGCCCGAAGGCTGCAGGATCCACCGGCTGTGCGATCTGGCCGAGGATGCGGTGGACGCGCTGGAACGGCTGGCCGAGGCGGTGGGCGCGAAACCGGGCGACGCGCAGGTGCAGCAGGCCTTCCGTCCCGACCTGCCGAAGGGGGCGCTGACGGCGGAAACCATCGCCGCGGTACTGGGCAATGTCCTGCCCGAAGGCGCCATCGTCGCCGACGAATCGGTGTCGGTCGGACGCGGCTTCTTCGCCCTCACCGCCGGCACGCCGCCGCATGACTGGCTGAACAACATGGGCGGCTCCATCGGGCTTGGCATGCCCATGGCGACGGGGGCGGCGGTTGCCTGCCCGGACCGCAAGGTGGTCTGCCTGGAAGGCGACGGCAGCGGCATGTACACGCTGCAGGCGCTGTGGACCCAGGCGCGCGCAAGTCTGGACGTCACGACGGTGGTGCTCGCCAACCGGTCCTATGCGATCCTGCGCGGCGAACTGACCCGGGTCGGTGCGGAAAACCCGGGACGCAAGGCGCTGGACATGCTGGATCTGTCGCGGCCCGACCTGGACTGGGTGCAGATGGCGAACGGCATGGGCGTGGAGGCCGTACGCGTCGACGACTGCGAGGGATTCCATAAGGCGCTGATGGCGGGGCTAGCGGTAAAGGGCCCCTATCTGGTTGAAGTCGTGATGTGAGGGACGCGCAATGAAACTGTATGTGACGCTGACATCGCCCTATGCTCGCATGGCGCGGGTGCTGGTTATCGAAAAGGGCATCGAGGACAGGGTCGCCGTCGTGCCGATTCAGACGCGTACGCTCGATACGCCGCTGCTGGCGATCAACCCTGCGGGCCGGGTGCCGACGCTGGTCAATGACGGGGGCGAGATGTTCGACGAATCGGCGCTCATCATCGACTATCTGGAAGCCATATACGGGCCGCCGCTGCTGGCGCCGCCTTCCGGCTGGGCCGAGAAACGGCTGGAAGCGCATGCACGCAGCAACCTGGACGGGCTGTCGGTGTGGATACGCGAATTGCGGCGGCCGCCGGAGCACCGCTCGCCCGTCATCCTGGAGCTGGAGGAAGCGCGCGGCCTGCGCCTGGCCAGGGAATTTGACGCTATCGTCGCCGGCGGCGCGCTGGACGGGCCGCTGGATCGGGCGCAACTCATCCTCGGCTGCACCTATCACTGGCGCGACAGAACGATGCCCGACTTCGACTGGCGGACCGGCAACCCGAACCTGTCGGCCTGGATCGACCGCTTCGGCGAACGGGAATCGATGCAGCGGACGGTTCCGCCCGTCTGAAACGGGATTCCGCGTTGCCGCAAATGCGTCGTCGCGGGCAAAATTGCCCGCTCGGGATTTGCTATTCCTTCGGTTTCAGTTCCAGCGACGCCGAATTCATGCAGTAGCGCAACCCGGTCGGGGCCGGGCCGTCCGGGAAGACGTGGCCAAGATGGGCATCGCACTTCGCGCATAACGCTTCGGTCCGGCGCATGAAGAAGCTGTTGTCCGATTCCTCGCCGACCGCGTCGGGCGACAGCGGCTGGTAAAAGCTGGGCCAGCCGGTGCCGGAATCGAACTTGGTGTCGGAATCGAACAGCGGATTGCCGCAACAGACGCAGACATAGATTCCTGCGTCTTTGGTATTGGCGTACTTGCCGGTAAAGGCACGCTCGGTGCCCTTCTCACGAGTCACGTGGTACTGCTCGGGCGACAGTTGCGCCCGCCACTCGGCGTCCGTTTTTACGACCTTGCCGGATGTATCGTCAGCCATTTGCCGTTCTCCCATCGTCCCGCCGGCGGTCCGCCGCAATAGGCGCGGACCCCTTCCAGCATCTCGTGCATAGGCCCATCTTCTATGCCAAGCGCGTGCATGTGTTCAACCGTGTTCGCCAGGTACTCCGCGCAGCTGCCGATCTTCCCCCTGGCTTCAGCCAGGTGGGCGATCAGCAGGTCGCGGGGCAGTTTGCCCGCATACCGCACATGATCGCGCCGGATGACAAAGGTCAGCGCCTTCACCGGGCCCGCCGCCGTGCGGACCGTGACCCAGCGGGCCAGATACGATCCGCCGCCCATTTCCCGCGCCCAGACGATCTCCAGTTCCTCGCGGACCTGTTCCGGCGCGATGCAATAGGCTATTCCGGTGCATGACCCGCCGCGATCCAGTCCCAGGGTCAACCCCGCCAGTTCCGGCGACCCGCGCCCGGCCGCCGTCCACATGCAGAAACTGCGGTGATAGCCATGCACCGTGCCGGGGCGGCGCTCGCAGTAATGAAAGGCGGGGTTCCACATCAGCGAGCCGTACCCGAAAAGCCAGACGCATTCGCCCGCCGGAATATCGCTTAGCGCCGCGCGCAGGGTTTCATTGCGCGCTTCGTCCGAAATCCGCGCGGTAAGGCCAAGCGCTTGCGCTTCGCGCACGATTTCCCCGACGACACCGTCCCTGATCGATTCGCGGCTCAGGATCACGCAGCACTACTCCTGTTATCGGAAGATCAATATACCGGAAGCCGCCGCAATCGCAGGCGATCTTTCCCCGGTTTCCGGCTTCAATATCCTATCATTGTGGAAGGGTTTCAACCGGGTCGGGATATAACCCTAAAATCGCCCGTCATAGGCGCCGCGCGGGATATGCGCCGCGATGACCGTGAAGGTGTCGGCGGCCAGCCCGTCGCGTACCGCATCCGCCAGCGCCGGCCGGCTGTTCACGTCGACGCCGATGCCGCCCATGGCGCGCGCCACGGCGGCGAAATCCGTCTGCTCGAAATCGACGCCCAGATTGGTCATGCCGGTGGCGCGCTGTTTCATTTCGATCAGGGTCAGCGACGCATCCACAAAAACCACGATAACAACCGGCAGCCTGCGGTCGCGCAGGGTCGCCAGTTCGCCCAGGACCATTTCCAGCCCCGCATCGCCCGTGAAGGCGACGACCGGACGGTCCGGATCCACCAGCTTCACGCCGGCCGCCAGCGGCATCCCGCAGCCCATGCTGCCGAAGGCCGAGGACTGGATCAGCGTATGCGGCCGCGCGCATTTCCAGACCGAATTCAGCAGGATCCGGTGCGCGCCGGTGTCGCAACTGACCATTGCATGGTCGGGCAGCAGGCGGTTCACTTCGTCGCAGATCGCGGCCGGGCCCCAGGCCTCGTCGGTCGGAAAGGCGGCGGCCAGCGCCTTGCGGGCTTCCAGCGCGGCTCCGTTCGACCAGACCGGTCCGGGGATGACGCCGTCCCGCAGCGCCCGCAACCCGGCGCCGATATCGCCGACGAAGGACAGGCTCGCCTGATGAACATAATGGGTATTGGCGACGGCGCAGAATTCGATCACCGGCGTTTTTACCGGGTCCCAGGGCGCAACCCAGCTCGACCGCATCTCGATCGGGTCGTATCCCGCCAGCAGGATCAGGTCGGCGGTTTCGATCAGCGGCATCAGATGGGTATCGCCCAGCGGCGACAGCCCCCAGCCGCCGAGCGCCAGGGGATCGTCTTCGGGCAGAACGCCCTTCGCCTTGTATGTCGTGATGACCGGAATGGAAAAATCCCGCGCCAGCGACGCAACGGTTTCCGCCGCGTCATGTTCCAGCACCTCGACGCCCGCGATCATGATCGGCCGTTTGGCCTGTCCCAGCAGGTTCCGGGCGAAGGCCAGTTCGGGTCCCGCCGCCGGGACGGACGGCGCGGGGCGGACCCGTCGTACCGGCGGCGCGTCCGGCTGTTCGCGCCCGGCCAGCGGCGTCGGCACGTCGATATGTACGGGGCCCGGGCGGGCATCGGTCGCAATCGCGATCGCCTTGTCGATAATGGTGTCGACGGCGCCGTCGATCAGGGTAAAGCTGGCCTTGGCCACGGATTTCATCAGCGCCACCTGGTCCATGACCTGGTGCGTATAGCTGTGCGACTCGCCCTCGGTGAAGGCGCCGGTCAGGAAGATCATCGGGACGCGGTCCTGCTTCGCATTGGCGATGACATTGACCGCATTGGTGATGCCAGGCCCGATGGTCGATACCAGCACCGCCGGCGCGCCGGACGCGTGGAACGTTCCCTCGGCCATGAAGCCGCCGGTGTTTTCATGCTTCACGAGGACAAACTCGATTCCCGCTTCCTGCAGCGCCGCCATCATGGTCAGGACCTCGCCGCCGGGGATGCCGAACGCATGGCGGCAGCCCGCCTCGTGCAGGCGGCGGGCGACAATTTGTGCGGCAGTGGCCATCAGCGTTCCGCTCCCGGCCGTGGCAGGTTCATGTAGCCGTCCCGCGTCTGCGGCAGTTTCCTGTTCAGGATGCGCGACGCCACGACCGTGCGCAGGATCTGCGCCGTGCCGCCGCCGATGGTGAACATGCGCGCATCCCGCACCATGCGTTCCAGCGGGTTGTTGCGCGAATACCCCGCCGCGCCGAATACCTGCAGCGCGTCATTGGTGACCTTGATCGCCATTTCGGAGGTGAATATCTTGGCCTGCGCCGCCTCGTTGGCGTCGGGGAACCCCTCGCCGGCATTGCCCGCCGCCTTGTAACAGAGCGCCTCCGCCGCGGCGATCTGGATCGACATATCGGCCAGCATCCACTGCAGTCCCTGGAATTCGTGAATCGGGCGGCCGAACTGTTCGCGCTGATGGCTGAACGCCAGCGCCTTTTCATAGGCGCCCTGCGCCAGGCCCAGCGCGACGGAAGCCGCCCCGACACGCTGCGCGTTGTACGCATTCATCAGCCCGGCGAAGCCGCGCCGCAATCCTTCCGGCGGCACGATCATCATGGATTGATCGACTTCCAGATCCTCGAACATCACTTCCGCTTCCGGTATGCCGCGCAGCCCCATGGTCGGTTCGCGCCTGCCGATGACGAGCCCCTTCGGCGTGCCGGCCTGCGGGTCGCGGACCACCAGGAAACCGCCGATACCCTGCTCGAACCCGTTGTCGAAGACCCGTGCGAAGATCAGGTGCAGCCGCGATACGCCGCCGCCGGTGATCCAGTGCTTCTTGCCGTTCAGGATGTATCTCTCGCCGTGCTTTTCGGCGCGGGTCGTCATCTCGCTGGCGGCGCTGCCGGCATTCGGCTCGGTGATGCAGATCGCCGGCTTGTCGCCGGACAGCACGAGGTCCGCCGCGAACCTGCGTTGTGCGGCGTCGCCATATTTCATCACGGCGCTGATCGCGCCCATGTTGCATTCCACGGCAATGCGGCCGGTGACCCCGCAGACCTTGGCCATTTCGACGATCAGCAAGACGGCGTCGAAGATCGACCGGCCCTGACCGCCGAGTTCCCCCGGAATGGAGATACCGACAAATCCCGCTTCCTTCAGTGCCTGCACGTTGTCCCAGGGATACTGTTCGCTGCGATCCACCTCGGCCGCGCGCGGGGCAATCACGGTTTCCGCAAGGTCGCGGGCGCGCGCCTGAAAGGCGCGCTGTTCGTCGGTCAGGCTGAACATGGCGTATTGTTCCTCATATAAATCCGAAGGGCCGGTACTTGATACATCACCGGCGGCGCGGGCGCGTGCCGGAAAAGGCCCGCACCCATTCTGTCATGCGAATGTGTGGAGTTTAAAGAAAATCCCGCATGGCATCAGGAATATCCGGAAGAGCAGACGCTACTTCAGAAGGATATTGGCAATTTCCTTGATCTGCGTCCGTGACCGCAGCAGGTAGAAGCCCTGCGATGCCAGGTGGCTCGGCATGACCTGACTGTCCGGTTCGCCGTTCGCGACGACCAGCGGCTGCATGGTAGCCGCAATCCGGAAGGATTCCAGCATCTGGCTCCAGGCGGCGGTCAATTCCCGTTCGTCGATTATTTTCTGGAAATCCAGGCCTAATGCCTTGAGAATTTGGTAATATGCGTAAAGCCGGCCCTTGGTCTGGTAGAAAACGTCGTCGGCCTCGGTGTCGATCAGGAAACCGCCGGTGGCGATGCGCTGGTCGATCACCGCCGATGACGACCCAATGTCGTTGCTGATCCGTTCGATCGTCGCCTGCAGGTTGTCGGCACGGCGTTCGAAACTGGCCTGCCCCACGGCCAGGCGCTTGTTGTAGTTCAGGAAGGCCAGCCGGGCCGTCCGGTAATGCTGTTCGGAAGCGGTCGTCGGCGCCAGCGATGTCCCGAAATCGAACAACCAGATCGTACCGGGAAATTTCAATCGGCCGGCCGCGCTGTCGAGGTCGGCGTCAACCTGGCTCGACCCCCGGACCCGGCCGATCTGATCGCTCATCTCGATGGCGAAACGGGACAGGGCATACATGATACCCTGCTGGAAGTTAGGCATATTGTCGAGCATAAAGCCGGGCATGAAGAACGGATCGTTTGCGGTCCACCGGTTTTCATCGGTCTCGCGCGTAATCAGCGCCGCCGCTACCGCGACGGCGCGGCTTTCGCCTTCATCGACCTGATAACTCAATTCCGCGTCATCGTCGATATCGTGAATAAGCAGCATTCCGATGGGGTAGTAGAGCAGCGCAAGGACGGCAAGTATTCCCAGGATCCGCAACGCGATCCTGCCGTAATTCCGCTCCCGGGCAGGGCCACGCTGGCCGTCCAGCCGGGGGCGGGCGGCGGTTGAATCGCTGATCAGATCATCATCATTCATTGTGTTTAATTGTGTATCCGGGGCATGCAGCGCAAGGGGCCGGGTCGCGGACATCTCCGATTCAGGATTGCAGCAGCCCCACGACGTCGAAGACCTCGCGCATGACCGGCGCCGAAATGGCCCGCGCGCGGGCGCCCCCGTCATTCAATACGCCGTCGATATAGCCGGGGTCGGCGACAAGCCGCTGCATTTCCGCGCCGATGGGCCCCAGCACGGAAACCGCCAGGTCGGCTAGCATGGGTTTGAACTCGGAAAACATCCTGCCGCCGACATCGGACAGGACAGCGTCGACGCTGCAATCGGACAGCGCGGCATAGATGCCGACCAGATTGGCGGCCTCCGGACGGCCTTCCAGTCCCGCCGCCTCGTCCGGCAGGGCATCGGGGTCGGTTCGCGCCCGCCGGATTTTCTGCGCAATCGTATCCGCGTCATCGGTCAGGTTCAGCCGGCTGTTGTCGGACGGATCGGATTTCGACATTTTCAACGACCCGTCCCGCAGCGACATGACCCGCGTGGCCGGCCCCACGATCAGCGGCTCGGTAATCGGAAACAGTTCGGTTTCGTAATCGTTATTGAACTTCTGCGCGATGTCCCGGCAGAGTTCCAGATGCTGTTTCTGGTCTTCGCCAACCGGCACATGAGTCGCCTTGTAGGCCAGGATATCCGCCGCCATCAGGTTCGGATAGGCATACAGGCCGACCGAGGCATTTTCGCGGTTCTTGCCCGCCTTCTCCTTGAACTGGGTCATCCGGTTCAGCCA
Encoded here:
- a CDS encoding acetolactate synthase large subunit, which encodes MNGAESLVRTLVRGGVDVCFTNPGTSEMHFVAALDKVDGMNCLLCLFEGVVTGAADGYARMAGKPASTLLHLGPGLGNAVANLHNARKANTPMVNIVGEHATYHIEHDAPLTADIEGIARPVSHWVRTSMDSKTVAADAAEAIAAASAPPGQIATLILPANTAWEDADGPASVPPPPKRGTVSDGAVEAAAKVLRSGEPTLLLLTGQALYEHGLDVAGRIAARTGAKLMAQGANARTQRGAGRVPVNRIPFAVDQALEVLASYRNIILVGTKAPVAFFAYPGKPSRLEPEGCRIHRLCDLAEDAVDALERLAEAVGAKPGDAQVQQAFRPDLPKGALTAETIAAVLGNVLPEGAIVADESVSVGRGFFALTAGTPPHDWLNNMGGSIGLGMPMATGAAVACPDRKVVCLEGDGSGMYTLQALWTQARASLDVTTVVLANRSYAILRGELTRVGAENPGRKALDMLDLSRPDLDWVQMANGMGVEAVRVDDCEGFHKALMAGLAVKGPYLVEVVM
- a CDS encoding glutathione S-transferase N-terminal domain-containing protein, which translates into the protein MKLYVTLTSPYARMARVLVIEKGIEDRVAVVPIQTRTLDTPLLAINPAGRVPTLVNDGGEMFDESALIIDYLEAIYGPPLLAPPSGWAEKRLEAHARSNLDGLSVWIRELRRPPEHRSPVILELEEARGLRLAREFDAIVAGGALDGPLDRAQLILGCTYHWRDRTMPDFDWRTGNPNLSAWIDRFGERESMQRTVPPV
- the msrB gene encoding peptide-methionine (R)-S-oxide reductase MsrB, with the translated sequence MADDTSGKVVKTDAEWRAQLSPEQYHVTREKGTERAFTGKYANTKDAGIYVCVCCGNPLFDSDTKFDSGTGWPSFYQPLSPDAVGEESDNSFFMRRTEALCAKCDAHLGHVFPDGPAPTGLRYCMNSASLELKPKE
- a CDS encoding gamma-glutamylcyclotransferase, whose translation is MILSRESIRDGVVGEIVREAQALGLTARISDEARNETLRAALSDIPAGECVWLFGYGSLMWNPAFHYCERRPGTVHGYHRSFCMWTAAGRGSPELAGLTLGLDRGGSCTGIAYCIAPEQVREELEIVWAREMGGGSYLARWVTVRTAAGPVKALTFVIRRDHVRYAGKLPRDLLIAHLAEARGKIGSCAEYLANTVEHMHALGIEDGPMHEMLEGVRAYCGGPPAGRWENGKWLTIHPARS
- a CDS encoding thiamine pyrophosphate-binding protein, which produces MATAAQIVARRLHEAGCRHAFGIPGGEVLTMMAALQEAGIEFVLVKHENTGGFMAEGTFHASGAPAVLVSTIGPGITNAVNVIANAKQDRVPMIFLTGAFTEGESHSYTHQVMDQVALMKSVAKASFTLIDGAVDTIIDKAIAIATDARPGPVHIDVPTPLAGREQPDAPPVRRVRPAPSVPAAGPELAFARNLLGQAKRPIMIAGVEVLEHDAAETVASLARDFSIPVITTYKAKGVLPEDDPLALGGWGLSPLGDTHLMPLIETADLILLAGYDPIEMRSSWVAPWDPVKTPVIEFCAVANTHYVHQASLSFVGDIGAGLRALRDGVIPGPVWSNGAALEARKALAAAFPTDEAWGPAAICDEVNRLLPDHAMVSCDTGAHRILLNSVWKCARPHTLIQSSAFGSMGCGMPLAAGVKLVDPDRPVVAFTGDAGLEMVLGELATLRDRRLPVVIVVFVDASLTLIEMKQRATGMTNLGVDFEQTDFAAVARAMGGIGVDVNSRPALADAVRDGLAADTFTVIAAHIPRGAYDGRF
- the acdA gene encoding 3-sulfinopropanoyl-CoA desulfinase, giving the protein MFSLTDEQRAFQARARDLAETVIAPRAAEVDRSEQYPWDNVQALKEAGFVGISIPGELGGQGRSIFDAVLLIVEMAKVCGVTGRIAVECNMGAISAVMKYGDAAQRRFAADLVLSGDKPAICITEPNAGSAASEMTTRAEKHGERYILNGKKHWITGGGVSRLHLIFARVFDNGFEQGIGGFLVVRDPQAGTPKGLVIGRREPTMGLRGIPEAEVMFEDLEVDQSMMIVPPEGLRRGFAGLMNAYNAQRVGAASVALGLAQGAYEKALAFSHQREQFGRPIHEFQGLQWMLADMSIQIAAAEALCYKAAGNAGEGFPDANEAAQAKIFTSEMAIKVTNDALQVFGAAGYSRNNPLERMVRDARMFTIGGGTAQILRTVVASRILNRKLPQTRDGYMNLPRPGAER
- a CDS encoding DUF2333 family protein, which produces MNDDDLISDSTAARPRLDGQRGPARERNYGRIALRILGILAVLALLYYPIGMLLIHDIDDDAELSYQVDEGESRAVAVAAALITRETDENRWTANDPFFMPGFMLDNMPNFQQGIMYALSRFAIEMSDQIGRVRGSSQVDADLDSAAGRLKFPGTIWLFDFGTSLAPTTASEQHYRTARLAFLNYNKRLAVGQASFERRADNLQATIERISNDIGSSSAVIDQRIATGGFLIDTEADDVFYQTKGRLYAYYQILKALGLDFQKIIDERELTAAWSQMLESFRIAATMQPLVVANGEPDSQVMPSHLASQGFYLLRSRTQIKEIANILLK
- the trpS gene encoding tryptophan--tRNA ligase, which gives rise to MDRIFSGVQPTGNLHLGNYLGAIRNFVRLQEGNECIYCVVDLHAITVWQDPEELRQSTREVTAAFIAAGVDPKKSVIFNQSRNPHHAELAWVFNCVARLGWLNRMTQFKEKAGKNRENASVGLYAYPNLMAADILAYKATHVPVGEDQKQHLELCRDIAQKFNNDYETELFPITEPLIVGPATRVMSLRDGSLKMSKSDPSDNSRLNLTDDADTIAQKIRRARTDPDALPDEAAGLEGRPEAANLVGIYAALSDCSVDAVLSDVGGRMFSEFKPMLADLAVSVLGPIGAEMQRLVADPGYIDGVLNDGGARARAISAPVMREVFDVVGLLQS